The Streptomyces sp. 135 sequence GCGGGTGCGGCGCGAGCAGGCGCGGCACGTGCTCATCGCCGCGGACAAGTTCAAGGGTTCGCTCACGGCCGTGCAGGTCGCTGAGCGGGTGACGGCCGGGCTGCGCGCCGTCGCCCCCGAGGTGTCGGTCGAGGCGCTGCCGGTCGCCGACGGCGGTGACGGCACGGTCGCCGCGGCCGTCGCGGGCGGCTTCGAGCGGCGCGACGTCACCGTGACGGGGCCGCTCGGCGACCGGGTGACGGCGGCGTACGCCCTCAAGGGCGGCACCGCCGTGGTGGAGATGGCAGAGGCCTCCGGCCTCCAGCTGCTCCCCGAGGGCGTCTTCGCGCCGCTCACGTCCACGACGTACGGCTCCGGCGAGCTGATCCGCGCCGCGCTCGACGCGGGGGCCCGCACCATCGTCTTCGGCGTCGGCGGCAGCGCCACGACCGACGGCGGCGCGGGCATGCTGGCCGCGCTCGGCGCCCGCTTCCTCGACGCGGACGGTGAGCCCGTCGCGCCGGGCGGCGGTCCGCTGAAGGAGCTGGCCACCGCGGACCTGTCGGGGCTCGACCCGCGGCTGAAGGACGTCGACATCGTGCTCGCCAGCGATGTCGACAATCCGCTGACCGGGCCGAAGGGGGCGCCGGCCGTGTACGGGCCGCAGAAGGGGGCGAGCCCGGAGGACGTCGCCGCGCTGGACGCGGCGCTCGCGCACTTCGCCGCGGTCCTGGAGAAGTCCATCGGGCCCGAGGCCGCCGAGTACGCGCAGTCGCCGGGGGCGGGTGCCGCGGGTGGCATCGGGTACGGCGCGCTCGTGGGGCTCGGGGCGGGCTTCCGGCCCGGCATCGAGGTCATGCTGGACGTGCTCGGCTTCGCGTCCGCGTTGGAGCGGGCCACCCTTGTGATCACCGGGGAGGGGTCGCTCGACGAGCAGACGCTGCACGGCAAGGCGCCCGCCGGGGTGGCCTCCGCTGCGCGCGCCGCCGGTGTCGAGGTCGTCGCGGTCTGCGGGCGTCTCGCGCTGCCGCCGGAGGTTCTCGGCAGGGCGGGGATTCGGCGGGCGTACGCCTTGACGGACATCGAGCCGGATGTGGCGCGGTGCATCGCTGAGGCGGGGCCGATTCTGGAGGAGCTTGCGGGGCGGCTGGGGCGGGACTACTTGGCGTAGGGCCTGGGCGGGGTCCGGGGGGCGTTTGCCGTTCCGGGGGCCGTTGCGGGGTGCGGGTGTGGGGTTGGTTGCTCGCGCAGTTCCCCGCGCCCCTTACGGGGCGCCCCCTATCCCGGCGTCAGTCTGTGGGCCTCCACCGCCAACGCCACCTCCACCAGATCCCTCGGTCTCGCCAGGGAGCGGGACGTCAGTTGTTCCAGGCGGCGCAGGCGGTTGAAGACCGTGTTGCGGTGGCAGTAGAGCCGGGCCGCCGCCCGGCCCGCCGAACCCTCGCAGGACAGCCACGCGTCGAGGGTTTCCAGCAGCACCGCGCGGTCCGCCGGTTCCAGTGCGAGGACCTCGCCCAGCACGTCCGTGACCAGCCGTCCCGCCAGCTCCGGCTGGCTCACCAGCAGGGCGGTCGGCATCCGCCGGTCCAGGCGTACGATGCCGGTCGCGTCCGGCGGACACGTGCGCAGCGCCAGTTCCGCGAGGCGCCGCGCATGGCCGAGGTCCGCGAGGCCGCCCACCACGGGGCTGATGCCGCCGGGGCCCGGGCACCGCCCGTCGAGCAGCCGGGCGAGGCCGTCGAGCCCCTCGTCCGGGCCGAGCGCGACCACACCCACCTCGCAGTCCGTCCGCATCCGCCACACGAAGCGGAACCCAGGCCGCTGGATCTGCCGGTGGAACGCCTCGCGCCCGTCACGCCGCTCCACGCGCAGCACCACCACCGCGTACGGGCCGTGCTCGGGCAGGTCGAGCCCGGCCGCCGCGCGCGCCGCCAGGCCCGGCGCCTGCCGCCCCTCCAGGAGCGCGTCGAGCAGCGCCTGCAACTGCTCGTCGGTGCGCCGGCGCAACTCCAGTTCGGTCGCCCGGTACGCGTCGGACGCCACCGCCGCCTGCGCGTCCACCGCCGACCACACCATCGTCGCCGAACGCATCAGGACCGCCAGCTTCTCCGGGTCCTTGCCCGCCACCCCCTCCAGCAGCGAATCCCACACCAGATAGCCCGCGTTGCGGTACGAGTGCACCAACAGGTCCAGCGGCAGGCCCTGTTGGGCGCGCCGCCGG is a genomic window containing:
- a CDS encoding glycerate kinase; its protein translation is MRREQARHVLIAADKFKGSLTAVQVAERVTAGLRAVAPEVSVEALPVADGGDGTVAAAVAGGFERRDVTVTGPLGDRVTAAYALKGGTAVVEMAEASGLQLLPEGVFAPLTSTTYGSGELIRAALDAGARTIVFGVGGSATTDGGAGMLAALGARFLDADGEPVAPGGGPLKELATADLSGLDPRLKDVDIVLASDVDNPLTGPKGAPAVYGPQKGASPEDVAALDAALAHFAAVLEKSIGPEAAEYAQSPGAGAAGGIGYGALVGLGAGFRPGIEVMLDVLGFASALERATLVITGEGSLDEQTLHGKAPAGVASAARAAGVEVVAVCGRLALPPEVLGRAGIRRAYALTDIEPDVARCIAEAGPILEELAGRLGRDYLA
- a CDS encoding helix-turn-helix domain-containing protein; the encoded protein is MTGPTNGRRPRTGHDWRLLKEACTALLPRVPELVDEHLRQLSEHSPVFGRVLPYDVHWREAEEAMRIGIEAISAPRASPRRDLEYAEESGRRRAQQGLPLDLLVHSYRNAGYLVWDSLLEGVAGKDPEKLAVLMRSATMVWSAVDAQAAVASDAYRATELELRRRTDEQLQALLDALLEGRQAPGLAARAAAGLDLPEHGPYAVVVLRVERRDGREAFHRQIQRPGFRFVWRMRTDCEVGVVALGPDEGLDGLARLLDGRCPGPGGISPVVGGLADLGHARRLAELALRTCPPDATGIVRLDRRMPTALLVSQPELAGRLVTDVLGEVLALEPADRAVLLETLDAWLSCEGSAGRAAARLYCHRNTVFNRLRRLEQLTSRSLARPRDLVEVALAVEAHRLTPG